A window of the Euzebyales bacterium genome harbors these coding sequences:
- a CDS encoding low temperature requirement protein A → MSLSHTHRSAAPEHRAACGRTDRRLARALLRPDVRGGAGAGVWIASAFVPAPWRYALWAAAMTIDVSRVLAANLRRSVGRLPPDREHMEEHYALFTIIVLGESFIKTIGAIADEGISVDTQVPPTWTAIPMLSASERRRGLDGR, encoded by the coding sequence ATGAGTCTGTCACACACACACCGCTCTGCCGCGCCTGAGCACCGAGCGGCGTGCGGACGAACCGACCGTCGGTTGGCTCGAGCTCTTCTACGACCTGATGTTCGTGGCGGCGCGGGCGCCGGCGTGTGGATCGCATCGGCGTTCGTCCCGGCACCGTGGCGGTACGCGCTGTGGGCGGCGGCGATGACGATCGACGTGTCGCGCGTGCTCGCGGCGAACCTGCGCCGCTCGGTCGGCAGGCTGCCGCCGGACCGGGAGCACATGGAGGAGCACTACGCGCTGTTCACGATCATCGTGCTGGGCGAGTCCTTCATCAAGACGATCGGGGCCATCGCCGACGAGGGGATCTCGGTCGACACGCAGGTGCCGCCGACCTGGACAGCGATCCCGATGCTCAGCGCGTCTGAACGGCGCCGCGGACTGGACGGCCGATGA
- a CDS encoding 2Fe-2S iron-sulfur cluster-binding protein, whose translation MTDVGVPTDTSTPAARTVTITLDGTEIAVPEGATLLDACRSQAIDTPTLCYSDVLDPVNACRVCVVEVSGSRTLVPACSRPAEDGMVVATDSDRVRHSRRMVLELLASSVDLSYAHDDVHGWMDRYHVDSGRYGPPASGGDRDAHKAAPGHHGAVDGFAAETVAQPPKIDNALYMRDYSRCITCYKCVEACGEDAQNTFALTVAGRGFNAGIATEYDKELGQSACVFCGNCISVCPTGAIMFRSEHELREAGLWDTDAQEVTRTVCSFCGVGCNLELHVQDNRIVKVTSPQDHDVTRGHLCIKGRFGYDYVQQLPDPMNTPIDEVLDAARRSA comes from the coding sequence ATGACGGACGTCGGCGTCCCGACCGACACCTCCACACCAGCAGCGCGCACGGTGACGATCACGCTGGACGGCACCGAGATCGCGGTGCCGGAGGGCGCGACGCTGCTCGACGCGTGCCGGTCGCAGGCGATCGACACGCCCACCCTGTGCTACTCCGACGTGCTCGATCCGGTCAACGCGTGCCGGGTCTGCGTGGTCGAGGTCTCCGGCTCGCGCACGTTGGTGCCGGCCTGCTCGCGCCCTGCCGAGGACGGCATGGTCGTCGCGACCGACAGCGACCGGGTCCGCCACAGCCGCCGGATGGTGCTCGAACTGCTCGCCTCGTCGGTCGACCTGTCCTACGCCCACGACGACGTGCACGGCTGGATGGACCGCTACCACGTGGACTCGGGCCGCTATGGTCCGCCCGCGTCCGGCGGTGACCGTGACGCCCACAAGGCAGCGCCCGGCCACCACGGCGCGGTCGACGGGTTCGCGGCCGAGACGGTGGCACAGCCGCCGAAGATCGACAACGCGCTGTACATGCGTGACTACAGCCGCTGCATCACCTGCTACAAGTGCGTCGAGGCGTGCGGCGAGGACGCGCAGAACACGTTCGCGTTGACCGTCGCGGGCCGCGGGTTCAACGCCGGCATCGCCACCGAGTACGACAAGGAGCTCGGCCAGTCGGCGTGCGTGTTCTGCGGCAACTGCATCAGCGTGTGCCCGACCGGGGCGATCATGTTCCGCTCCGAACACGAGCTGCGCGAGGCTGGGCTCTGGGACACCGACGCGCAGGAGGTCACCCGCACCGTGTGTTCGTTCTGCGGCGTCGGCTGCAACCTGGAGCTGCACGTCCAGGACAACCGCATCGTCAAGGTGACGTCACCGCAGGACCATGACGTGACGCGCGGCCACCTGTGCATCAAGGGCCGGTTCGGCTACGACTACGTCCAACAGCTGCCCGACCCGATGAACACCCCGATCGACGAGGTGCTCGACGCTGCCCGCCGCTCCGCGTAG
- a CDS encoding NADH-ubiquinone oxidoreductase-F iron-sulfur binding region domain-containing protein yields the protein MDLRFSGAEPTDEERATVDTVLGPPDSSWVGAIDRTVTDTRLAHTGRGVRARRDELLPAFDAVQSQVGWISEGALMYICRRLSVPPAEAYGVATFYALLSVTERPPRVLHVCDDVGCRGFGASELIAQLQDGFGAEGEVVAGAAWKRSPCIGQCDRAPACYAQLAGTDDTVLVHASADAATAVLGDAVSDTERVVLPQQGQEGLRLLRRVGRVDPTDLDAYRADGGYVALRRAIELGPEGVLRELADANIRGRGGAAFPASTKWEAVAKAPRRPRYLICNADESEPGTFKDRVLMEGDPFAIIESMTIAGFAVGAEQAYLYIRGEYPLATRRMRHAIDQARRRGLLGDDVMGAGFRFDIDLRRGQGAYICGEETALMNSIEGYRGEPRNKPPFPTVAGLFGQPTVINNVETLVNVPAIVTGGGRAYAAVGTRDTTGTRLFCLSGDVERPGVYEVESGTTLGDLIALAGGNVDAIRAVLLGGAAGAFVTADMLDLKLTFEDAREAGVGLGSGVIMVFGPEQDLGDATRRIARFFRDESCGQCVPCRVGTVRVEEALDRYLRNGHDDDDRQLIDELDQVMKDASICGLGHTASTAIRSALDAGLLDATDG from the coding sequence ATGGATCTTCGCTTCTCCGGCGCCGAACCGACGGACGAGGAACGCGCCACCGTCGACACCGTGCTGGGTCCCCCCGACTCCAGCTGGGTCGGTGCCATCGACCGCACCGTGACGGACACCCGGTTGGCGCACACCGGCCGGGGTGTCCGGGCGCGCCGGGACGAGCTGCTGCCGGCGTTCGACGCCGTGCAGTCGCAGGTCGGGTGGATCAGCGAGGGCGCGCTGATGTACATCTGCCGCCGCCTGTCCGTGCCTCCCGCCGAGGCGTACGGTGTCGCGACCTTCTACGCGCTGCTGTCGGTCACCGAACGCCCGCCACGCGTGCTGCACGTGTGCGACGACGTCGGCTGCCGGGGCTTCGGCGCCAGCGAGCTGATCGCGCAGCTGCAGGATGGGTTCGGGGCCGAGGGTGAGGTCGTCGCCGGCGCGGCGTGGAAGCGGTCGCCGTGCATCGGTCAGTGCGACCGTGCGCCCGCGTGCTACGCCCAGCTGGCGGGCACCGACGACACCGTCCTCGTGCACGCGTCGGCCGACGCCGCCACCGCGGTGCTCGGTGATGCGGTCAGCGATACCGAGCGGGTCGTGCTGCCGCAGCAGGGGCAGGAGGGCCTGCGCCTGCTGCGGCGCGTCGGGCGGGTCGACCCGACCGATCTCGATGCCTACCGCGCCGATGGCGGATACGTGGCACTGCGCCGCGCCATCGAGCTCGGTCCGGAGGGCGTGCTGCGCGAACTCGCCGACGCCAACATCCGCGGCCGGGGCGGGGCGGCGTTTCCGGCCAGCACCAAGTGGGAGGCGGTCGCGAAGGCACCCCGTCGACCCAGGTACCTGATCTGCAACGCCGACGAGTCAGAGCCGGGGACGTTCAAGGACCGCGTGCTGATGGAGGGTGATCCGTTCGCGATCATCGAGTCGATGACGATCGCGGGGTTCGCCGTGGGCGCCGAACAGGCGTACCTCTACATCCGGGGCGAGTACCCGCTCGCGACCCGGAGGATGCGTCACGCGATCGATCAGGCACGCCGCCGTGGTCTGCTCGGCGACGACGTGATGGGTGCGGGGTTCCGCTTCGACATCGACCTGCGGCGGGGCCAGGGCGCGTACATCTGCGGTGAGGAGACCGCCCTGATGAACTCGATCGAGGGCTACCGCGGTGAACCGCGCAACAAGCCGCCGTTCCCCACGGTCGCGGGCCTGTTCGGCCAGCCGACGGTCATCAACAACGTCGAGACGCTGGTCAACGTCCCGGCCATCGTGACCGGTGGCGGGCGCGCCTACGCGGCAGTCGGCACGCGGGACACGACCGGCACCCGGCTGTTCTGCCTGTCCGGCGACGTCGAGCGCCCCGGCGTGTACGAGGTCGAGTCCGGTACGACGCTCGGTGATCTGATCGCGTTGGCCGGTGGGAACGTCGACGCGATCCGTGCGGTCCTGCTCGGCGGCGCCGCGGGCGCGTTCGTGACCGCAGACATGCTGGATCTGAAGCTGACGTTCGAGGACGCGCGCGAGGCGGGTGTGGGGCTCGGATCGGGCGTGATCATGGTGTTCGGACCCGAGCAGGATCTCGGCGACGCCACGCGGCGCATCGCGCGGTTCTTCCGCGACGAGTCGTGCGGGCAGTGCGTGCCGTGCCGCGTCGGCACGGTGCGGGTCGAGGAGGCGCTGGACCGCTACCTGCGCAACGGCCACGACGACGACGACCGCCAGCTCATCGACGAGCTCGACCAGGTGATGAAGGACGCATCGATCTGCGGGCTCGGACACACCGCGAGCACCGCGATCCGCTCCGCGCTCGACGCGGGCCTGCTCGATGCAACGGACGGGTGA
- a CDS encoding molybdopterin-dependent oxidoreductase, with protein sequence MRNKTRLTTPLVRRDGVLQPASWGEALATAAAGLRNVRDTHGGEAIGMFSCSKATNETNFLAQKFARVVLGSNNIDSCNRTUHAPSVVGLATVFGAGGGTSSYEEAEHADLIVLWGSNARSAHPIFFHHVLKGVHHGAKLYCVDPRRSESAEWADVWLGIDVGSDIALANAVGREIIHAGLTNREFIRRATTGYEGYAAFVEAWTLERASRITGVPAEAIRDLAHTYARAGRAQLCWTLGITEHHNASDNVFALINLALLCGHVGRYGSGLVPLRGQNNVQGGGDMGALPNKLPGFQDVADDDRRGKFEALWGTEIPATPGRHLTLMFDGIEEGEIRALYIIGENPAQAEADAGRARRLLDAVDFVVVQDMFMTRTAEMADVVLPAAADWCEAEGTVTSSERRIQRVRRALDPPGEARPDQQIIAALAGALGHDWGTPTAEEIWDELRSLSPIHAGMSYRRLEEHGGLQWPCYDEDHPGELFLHARLWDDPVTGPRAPFTPVEYAPPVDELTDAFPLRMTTGRHLDAYNTGVQTDGYTSPLRHQRRSGARIDVSPEDADRLELATGDVVEVASRRGAIEARVRLHDGLRPGLVFMALHYPDETDVNLLTIEAWDPKSGTAEFKATAVRITKVSSGRTGVEGHQQVTA encoded by the coding sequence ATGCGCAACAAGACCCGTCTGACCACCCCGCTGGTGCGCCGTGACGGCGTGCTCCAGCCCGCCTCGTGGGGCGAGGCGCTGGCAACCGCCGCGGCGGGCCTGCGCAACGTCCGGGACACGCACGGCGGCGAGGCCATCGGCATGTTCTCCTGCTCGAAGGCCACGAACGAGACGAACTTCCTCGCGCAGAAGTTCGCGAGGGTGGTGCTCGGCAGCAACAACATCGACAGCTGCAACCGCACCTGACACGCCCCCAGCGTCGTCGGTCTGGCGACGGTGTTCGGTGCCGGAGGCGGCACCAGTTCCTACGAGGAGGCGGAGCACGCCGACCTCATCGTCCTGTGGGGGTCCAACGCGCGCAGCGCGCACCCGATCTTCTTCCACCATGTGCTCAAGGGCGTCCACCACGGCGCCAAGCTGTACTGCGTCGACCCGCGTCGCAGCGAGTCCGCCGAGTGGGCGGACGTGTGGTTGGGCATCGACGTCGGCTCCGACATCGCCCTCGCCAACGCCGTGGGGCGCGAGATCATCCACGCCGGGCTGACCAACCGCGAGTTCATCAGGCGCGCGACCACCGGCTATGAGGGGTACGCCGCGTTCGTCGAGGCCTGGACGCTCGAGCGCGCCTCACGGATCACCGGCGTGCCCGCCGAGGCCATCCGCGATCTGGCGCACACGTACGCCCGGGCGGGCCGCGCCCAGCTGTGCTGGACGCTTGGCATCACCGAGCACCACAACGCCAGCGACAACGTCTTCGCGTTGATCAACCTGGCGCTGCTGTGTGGCCACGTCGGTCGCTACGGCTCCGGCCTGGTGCCGTTGCGCGGCCAGAACAACGTGCAGGGCGGCGGCGACATGGGTGCGCTGCCCAACAAGCTGCCCGGCTTCCAGGACGTGGCCGACGATGACAGACGCGGGAAGTTCGAGGCGTTGTGGGGAACTGAGATCCCGGCGACCCCGGGGCGGCACCTCACGCTGATGTTCGACGGCATCGAAGAGGGCGAGATCCGCGCGCTGTACATCATCGGTGAGAACCCCGCACAGGCGGAGGCTGACGCCGGGCGTGCCCGGCGCCTGCTCGACGCGGTCGACTTCGTGGTCGTGCAGGACATGTTCATGACCCGGACAGCCGAGATGGCGGACGTGGTGCTGCCGGCAGCGGCCGACTGGTGCGAGGCCGAGGGCACGGTGACGTCCAGCGAGCGTCGCATCCAGCGCGTGCGCAGGGCACTCGACCCTCCCGGGGAGGCACGTCCTGACCAGCAGATCATCGCCGCACTCGCCGGCGCGCTCGGTCACGACTGGGGCACCCCGACGGCGGAGGAGATCTGGGACGAGCTGCGCAGCCTGTCGCCGATCCATGCAGGGATGAGCTACCGCCGACTCGAGGAGCACGGTGGGCTGCAGTGGCCCTGCTACGACGAGGACCACCCGGGCGAGCTGTTCCTGCACGCCAGGCTGTGGGACGACCCGGTCACCGGACCGCGGGCGCCGTTCACCCCGGTCGAATACGCGCCGCCGGTCGACGAGCTGACCGACGCGTTCCCGCTGCGAATGACCACCGGGCGGCACCTGGATGCGTACAACACCGGCGTGCAGACCGATGGCTACACCTCGCCGCTGCGCCATCAGCGGCGCAGCGGGGCGAGGATCGACGTGTCGCCCGAGGACGCCGATCGTCTGGAACTGGCGACCGGTGACGTGGTCGAGGTGGCGTCGCGTCGCGGTGCGATCGAGGCCCGGGTGCGGCTGCACGACGGGCTACGCCCCGGTCTGGTCTTCATGGCGCTGCACTATCCCGACGAGACCGACGTCAACCTGCTGACGATCGAGGCGTGGGACCCCAAGAGCGGGACCGCGGAGTTCAAGGCGACCGCCGTGCGGATCACGAAGGTGTCCTCCGGGAGGACCGGAGTGGAAGGGCACCAGCAGGTGACTGCCTAG
- the yaaA gene encoding peroxide stress protein YaaA, whose translation MVRTGVAGYNWRMLSVLSPAKTLDYEARLPTRKHSQPRMLDRSEELVDVMVSKSPDELAELMDISDELAELNAKRFADYTTPFDRHNARPAVLAFRGDVYLGMQATTFGERDFTEAQKTVRILSGLYGVLRPLDLMQPYRLEMGTRLQTDRGRSLYDFWGDGITAMLNADLAASPGPDALINLASEEYFRSVRPDGIDGRIIRPRFVDGDGLGGYRVVSFFAKRARGAMAAWLVRNRVRTLKGIRDFDGLGYRYDADRSTTEEPVFARGR comes from the coding sequence ATGGTCCGGACCGGCGTCGCGGGGTACAACTGGCGCATGCTGTCGGTGCTGTCGCCCGCCAAGACCCTCGACTACGAGGCGCGCCTGCCGACCCGCAAGCACTCCCAGCCACGCATGCTGGACCGTTCGGAGGAGCTCGTCGACGTCATGGTGAGCAAGTCGCCCGACGAACTGGCCGAGCTCATGGACATCTCCGACGAGCTGGCCGAGCTCAACGCCAAGCGGTTCGCCGACTACACGACGCCGTTCGACCGTCACAACGCGCGCCCTGCCGTCCTCGCGTTCCGCGGTGACGTCTACCTCGGCATGCAGGCGACGACGTTCGGTGAGCGTGACTTCACCGAGGCCCAGAAGACCGTGCGCATCCTGTCGGGGCTGTACGGCGTGCTCAGACCACTGGACCTCATGCAGCCGTACCGCCTGGAGATGGGCACGAGGTTGCAGACCGATCGCGGCCGCTCGTTGTACGACTTCTGGGGCGACGGCATCACGGCCATGCTCAACGCGGACCTGGCGGCCTCCCCCGGGCCGGACGCGCTGATCAACCTGGCGTCCGAGGAGTACTTCAGGTCGGTCCGTCCCGACGGCATCGACGGGAGGATCATCCGCCCGCGCTTCGTCGATGGCGACGGGTTGGGCGGCTACCGGGTCGTCTCGTTCTTCGCCAAGCGCGCTCGCGGGGCGATGGCCGCCTGGCTGGTTCGCAACCGCGTGCGCACCCTGAAGGGCATCCGTGACTTCGACGGGCTCGGCTACCGTTACGACGCGGACCGGTCGACGACCGAGGAGCCGGTCTTCGCACGGGGCCGCTGA
- a CDS encoding RDD family protein has protein sequence MTTGGDDVREARVVAAATVLLALGAVFDQPGRAGDGARRDEPGPMGPLGRLAGSLRDRMLDVVGPDEIVERLDVNEVLARVDVDHLLSRIDVNALLDRVDPDRLLTRVDADVMLARVDVNALLARVDVNALLDRVDVDALLDRADIDRIIDRVDVADIVDRAGIPDIVAESTGSLAESILDMVRRQLLGLDVVVTRTVMRLLSRDEHSLPAGPTELAGDGGPSYSMPDPNAEITDVTGHYAGPVTRLAAHVLDSAIAVGAFTITSGAVGSVWRTLGGPSDWGIRGTFLFGALLVTWCFMYWWASTAVAGRTPGMALVGLRVVDRVGAPLSGRRAFLRVATLPLSFALFGLGLLGILVDPERRALHDVVAGSTVVYDWGDRAASLPTPLARWLARHEAEVQAPQPRARRGRG, from the coding sequence ATGACGACCGGAGGTGACGACGTGCGCGAGGCCCGCGTCGTGGCTGCCGCCACCGTCCTGCTCGCTCTCGGGGCGGTGTTCGATCAACCGGGGCGGGCGGGTGACGGCGCGCGGCGTGACGAACCCGGCCCGATGGGGCCCCTCGGGCGGCTCGCCGGTTCGCTGCGTGATCGCATGCTCGACGTCGTGGGTCCCGACGAGATCGTCGAGCGCCTGGACGTCAACGAGGTCCTCGCCCGCGTCGACGTCGACCACCTGCTGTCCCGCATCGACGTCAACGCGCTGCTCGACCGCGTCGACCCGGACCGGCTGCTCACCCGCGTCGACGCCGACGTGATGCTGGCCCGCGTCGACGTCAACGCCCTGCTTGCCCGTGTCGACGTCAACGCCCTGCTCGACCGGGTTGACGTCGACGCCCTGCTCGACCGCGCCGACATCGATCGGATCATCGATCGCGTCGATGTCGCGGACATCGTCGACCGGGCGGGCATCCCCGACATCGTCGCGGAGAGCACCGGCAGCCTCGCGGAGTCGATCCTCGACATGGTGCGCCGCCAGCTGCTGGGGCTTGACGTGGTCGTCACGCGCACGGTGATGCGCCTGCTGTCGCGCGATGAGCACAGCCTGCCGGCAGGCCCGACCGAGCTCGCGGGCGACGGCGGGCCGTCGTATTCGATGCCCGATCCCAACGCAGAGATCACCGATGTGACCGGCCACTACGCCGGCCCGGTGACGCGGCTGGCGGCACACGTGCTCGACAGTGCGATCGCCGTCGGCGCGTTCACCATCACGAGCGGTGCGGTGGGTTCGGTCTGGCGCACGCTAGGCGGGCCGTCCGACTGGGGGATCCGCGGCACGTTCCTGTTCGGCGCGCTCCTGGTGACGTGGTGCTTCATGTACTGGTGGGCGAGCACGGCCGTCGCCGGCCGGACGCCCGGCATGGCCCTCGTGGGCCTGCGCGTCGTCGATCGGGTGGGCGCTCCGCTGTCGGGACGGCGCGCCTTCCTCCGCGTGGCAACGCTGCCCCTGAGCTTCGCGCTGTTCGGTCTGGGCCTGCTGGGGATCCTGGTCGACCCCGAGCGCCGCGCGCTGCACGACGTTGTCGCCGGATCGACGGTCGTCTACGACTGGGGTGACCGCGCGGCCAGCCTGCCCACGCCGCTCGCCCGCTGGCTGGCACGCCACGAGGCAGAGGTCCAGGCGCCACAGCCGCGGGCGCGGCGGGGGCGCGGGTGA
- a CDS encoding DUF1269 domain-containing protein has protein sequence MTQGVRRLRVSDRPLTVLKFDSSSGARAVLSTLEDLQRQQLITVQDAAIVQWPADKRKPRTEQLHSMTGAGALSDAFWGMLFGLLCLVPLLGMAVGAAMGALSGSVVDVGIDDDFIKQVREEPDHNAHDRHADEHTADR, from the coding sequence GTGACCCAGGGCGTGCGCAGGCTCCGGGTCAGCGACCGGCCCCTTACCGTGCTGAAGTTCGACAGCTCCAGCGGCGCTCGAGCGGTGCTGAGCACGCTGGAGGATCTCCAGCGCCAGCAGCTGATCACCGTGCAGGACGCCGCGATCGTCCAGTGGCCTGCCGACAAGCGCAAGCCCCGCACGGAGCAGCTGCACAGCATGACGGGCGCTGGCGCGCTGTCCGACGCGTTCTGGGGAATGCTGTTCGGGCTGCTGTGCCTGGTCCCGTTGCTGGGCATGGCGGTCGGCGCGGCGATGGGTGCCCTGTCGGGCAGCGTCGTCGATGTGGGCATCGACGACGACTTCATCAAGCAGGTCCGCGAGGAGCCCGACCACAACGCCCACGATCGGCATGCCGATGAGCACACAGCAGACCGGTGA
- a CDS encoding ATP-binding protein produces the protein MTEFDDQVGVAGLRERIARVRAELRRSASFEEGAWSVDGHTFAFEVALSRPLPVGGYALLTTRDGRSYLGQVTDQRITTRPGPQVSVDLSSALGGEGTPGTASATVSIRLAAGDGLLLAAVADDGFGPLDRHATFDLAPLEEAPGELVDAYIEWSRKGVGLTTGAATYGSGDVLPLLSAKGFNRHTFLCGQSGSGKTYGLGVLLERLLLETTIEMVILDPNSDYVGLGDLLPPDESGAHGDMYERVAAHWEHLRDRIVVVGPGEGAMPLRVVFGRLTLEQQALVLGLDPLADAERFGAFRELHAAYDPSHLTLDRLLADAEAADDPRMQALALHIRNVGAPDWDVWVGKDDTPLLEALPDERRVIIFDLGRTDSAAERAVLSTAALEWLWRWRHERVPRLVVIDEAHNVCPQVPHDRIQALATEHVIRIAAEGRKYGLYLLLSTQQPQKIHANVLAQCDNLILLRMNSRIDTEHLAQVFGFVPPSLIHQASSFTLGEGLVAGRISSHAMLYRGDRRWTREGGADVPTTWASPA, from the coding sequence ATGACAGAGTTCGATGACCAGGTGGGAGTGGCCGGCCTCCGTGAGCGCATCGCGCGTGTCCGCGCGGAACTGCGCCGCTCCGCCAGCTTCGAGGAGGGTGCGTGGAGCGTCGACGGGCACACCTTCGCGTTCGAGGTGGCGCTGTCGCGGCCGCTGCCGGTCGGCGGCTACGCGCTGCTGACGACACGCGACGGGCGCAGCTACCTCGGCCAGGTCACCGACCAGAGGATCACGACGCGGCCGGGTCCGCAGGTGTCGGTCGACCTCTCGTCGGCGCTCGGCGGTGAAGGGACGCCGGGGACCGCGTCGGCGACCGTCAGCATCCGGCTGGCCGCCGGCGACGGGTTGCTGCTCGCGGCGGTCGCGGACGACGGCTTCGGCCCGCTGGATCGACACGCGACGTTCGACCTCGCCCCGCTGGAGGAGGCGCCCGGCGAGCTCGTCGACGCGTACATCGAGTGGAGCCGCAAGGGTGTCGGCCTCACGACCGGTGCCGCCACCTACGGCTCCGGCGACGTGCTGCCACTGCTGTCGGCCAAGGGCTTCAACCGCCACACGTTCCTGTGCGGGCAGTCCGGTTCGGGCAAGACCTACGGCCTCGGTGTGCTGCTCGAGCGGCTGCTGCTGGAGACCACGATCGAGATGGTCATCCTCGATCCGAACTCGGACTACGTCGGCCTCGGCGATCTGCTGCCGCCCGACGAGTCCGGCGCGCACGGCGACATGTACGAACGCGTGGCTGCGCACTGGGAGCACCTGCGCGATCGCATCGTCGTCGTCGGGCCCGGTGAGGGCGCGATGCCCCTGCGGGTGGTCTTCGGACGGCTCACGCTCGAGCAGCAGGCCCTGGTGCTCGGCCTCGATCCGCTGGCGGACGCCGAGCGCTTCGGTGCGTTCCGCGAACTGCACGCGGCCTACGATCCCTCCCACCTGACGCTGGACCGCCTGCTCGCCGATGCGGAGGCTGCGGACGATCCACGGATGCAGGCGTTGGCTCTGCACATCCGCAACGTGGGTGCACCGGACTGGGATGTGTGGGTGGGCAAGGACGACACGCCGCTTCTGGAGGCGTTGCCCGACGAGCGCCGCGTGATCATCTTCGACCTGGGCCGGACGGACTCGGCCGCGGAGCGCGCGGTGCTGTCGACGGCGGCGCTCGAGTGGCTGTGGCGCTGGCGCCACGAACGGGTGCCCCGCCTGGTCGTGATCGACGAGGCGCACAACGTGTGTCCGCAGGTGCCGCACGACCGCATACAGGCGCTGGCCACGGAGCACGTCATCCGGATCGCCGCCGAGGGACGCAAGTACGGGCTGTACCTGCTGCTGTCGACACAGCAGCCACAGAAGATCCACGCCAACGTGCTCGCGCAGTGCGACAACCTGATCCTGCTGCGCATGAACTCGCGGATCGACACGGAGCACCTCGCGCAGGTGTTCGGCTTCGTGCCGCCGTCGTTGATCCACCAGGCGTCGTCGTTCACCCTCGGCGAGGGTCTGGTGGCGGGCAGGATCTCCTCCCACGCGATGCTGTACCGGGGTGACCGGCGGTGGACGCGTGAAGGCGGCGCCGACGTTCCCACCACCTGGGCGTCACCGGCCTGA
- a CDS encoding polysaccharide deacetylase family protein, with product MAVAQPRWTTTLATRALANVRFEVSTRRRAVALTFDDGPHGAVTPALLDVLAGHDATATFFVIGGHVVGNETVVRRIVDDGHELGAHGMNAAPDVMVTRAGFERELLACVDTLAPWGRIRYFRPASGWIRPDQLAVARRHGLTCALGSITLARDPITAPDRAARLLDRRVRPGAILVLHEGAAERANVVECVDVLLSRLRTRGYTAVALCELDS from the coding sequence ATGGCGGTGGCGCAGCCGCGGTGGACGACCACGCTCGCCACGCGTGCACTCGCCAACGTGCGCTTCGAGGTCTCGACGCGCCGGCGGGCGGTCGCGCTCACGTTCGACGACGGCCCGCACGGTGCGGTCACACCCGCGCTGCTGGACGTGCTCGCCGGCCACGACGCCACGGCGACGTTCTTCGTCATCGGCGGCCACGTCGTGGGCAACGAGACCGTCGTGCGGCGCATCGTCGACGACGGGCACGAGCTCGGCGCGCACGGCATGAACGCCGCGCCGGACGTGATGGTGACGCGTGCGGGGTTCGAGCGTGAGCTCCTGGCCTGCGTCGACACGCTGGCGCCGTGGGGACGCATCCGCTACTTCCGGCCCGCGTCAGGGTGGATCCGTCCCGACCAGCTCGCCGTCGCACGTCGTCACGGCCTGACGTGCGCGTTGGGCTCCATCACGCTGGCGCGCGATCCGATCACGGCGCCCGACCGCGCCGCGCGGCTGCTGGACCGGCGGGTGCGACCCGGTGCCATCCTCGTGCTGCACGAAGGCGCCGCCGAACGCGCCAACGTGGTCGAATGCGTCGATGTCCTGCTCTCGCGGCTGCGCACGCGCGGGTACACGGCCGTCGCCCTGTGCGAGCTCGACAGCTGA